A region of the Sphingomonas sp. S2-65 genome:
GTCCAGGCCCTGCATCATGCGCATGATGCCTTCGACGATCATCCGCCGCGGCAGGCTGGCGTCGATGCCGCGGATCAGTTCCATGTCGAGCTTCACCAGGTCGGTTTGCAACCGCGCCAGCAGGCCAAGGCCCGCATGCCCCGCGCCGAAGTCGTCCAGCGCGGTCGCGAAGCCCAGCCGCCGATAGGCATCGATGATCGTCGCGACATGATCGGTATCGACCATCTCCTCATTCTCGGTGAACTCGAAGATCAGCCGGTCGGTCGGCAGGCCGGTCGCGCGCGCGGTCTTCAGCGTCAGCTGGATGCAGGCGACCGGCGAATAGACGGCGTTGGGCAGGAAGTTGATCGACAGCCGCGCGTCGGTGTCGAGGATGCCGGCGGCTACCGCCTGCTCGATCGCCGCCACCCGGCATTGCTGGTCGAAAGCATAGCGGCTGGCCGGGGTTACCCCGCCGATGACTTCGCCGGCACTCTCGCCGGCCGGACCGCGCACCAGCGCTTCATAGGCGAAGGCGCGGCCGGTCTCGACGTCGACGATCGGCTGGAACGCCATGGCCAGCCGGAAATCCTCGGCACCCGACCTGCAACCTTCGCAACCGACTTGAGCCATGCAAGAACCTTTTCCCAGGTTTCTCCGTACCGCTCAGCCAATAACAAAGTATTGATTAGCAGATGAAAAACAGGCCGGAGCGCGCGGGCGCTACGCCTCGATTCCCTCCAGCGCCTCGCTCGCCTCCATCCACGCCGCCTCTGCCGCGTCGATCTTGTCGCTCAACTCCGAGCGCCGCTTCATCAGGTCGGTCATGCTCAGCTTGGCAAGCGCACCCTCCGCCGTCGAGGGATCGAACATCGCCCGCTCCACTGCGCTACGCTGCTCGGTAAGCTTGGCCAGCTCCGCCTCCGCCGACTTGGCCGCCTTGCGCAGTTCGGCCTCCTTCTCACGCGCCTCGGTCGCCAGCCGCCGCGCTTCCTTCTTGTCGGCCTTGGACAGCTTGGGACCCGCGCCATCCTTGCTCAGCACGAAGGCGATGTAATCGTCGAGTGACCCGTCGAACTCCTTGGCGGTCCCCTGGTCGACCAGCACCAGCCGGTCGGCCGTCATTTCCAGCATGTGACGATCGTGGCTGACCAGCACCACGGTGCCGGTATATTCGTTCAGCGCCTGGATCAGCGCTTCGCGCGCGTCGACGTCCAAGTGGTTGGTCGGCTCGTCGAGGATCAGCATGTGCGGCGCGTCGCGCGTGATCAACGCCAGCGCCAACCGCGCCCGCTCGCCGCCCGACAGCTTGCCGACCTCGGTGGTCGCCTTCTGCCCCGAAAAGCCGAACCGCCCCAGCTGGCCGCGCACCGCGCCCTGCGTCGCGCCCTTCATCAGGCTGGTCATGTGCTGCAGCGGGGTCTCGTCGCGGTCGAGCTCCTCGACCTGATACTGGGTGAAATAGCCCACCCGCATCTTGCCGCTGGCGTTCATCTCGCCTTCCATCGGCGTCAGCTGCGCCGCGAGCAATCGCGCCAGCGTCGTCTTGCCGTTGCCGTTGCGCCCCAGCAGCGCCACGCGGTCATCGGGATCGATCCGCAGGTTCAGCCGCTTGAGGATCGGCGTCGAATCATACCCCACGCTCGCCAGGTCCAGCGTGATCAGCGGCGGGCGCAGTTCGTCGGGATTGGGGAAGTCGAAGCTCAGCGTCGGATCGTCGAGCAATTCGGCGATCGGCTGCATCTTGGCCAACGCCTTCTGGCGCGACTGGGCCTGCTTTGCGGTCGAGGCACGCGCGCTGTTCTTGGCGATATAGGCCTGCAAATGCTCGCGCTGCGCCTGCTGCTTGGCCCGCGCCGAGGCGATCTGCGCCTGCCGCTCGGCGCGCTGGCGCTCGAACGAATCGTAGCCGCCCGGGTAGAGCGTCAGCTT
Encoded here:
- a CDS encoding EAL domain-containing protein, encoding MAQVGCEGCRSGAEDFRLAMAFQPIVDVETGRAFAYEALVRGPAGESAGEVIGGVTPASRYAFDQQCRVAAIEQAVAAGILDTDARLSINFLPNAVYSPVACIQLTLKTARATGLPTDRLIFEFTENEEMVDTDHVATIIDAYRRLGFATALDDFGAGHAGLGLLARLQTDLVKLDMELIRGIDASLPRRMIVEGIMRMMQGLDITVIAEGVETEAEFAALAALGVRYQQGFLFARPGLRSLPAILMPANAARHAA
- a CDS encoding ABC-F family ATP-binding cassette domain-containing protein; protein product: MLNLTDITVRLGGRTIIDNATAKLPPKGRIGLIGRNGAGKSTLVKVIASQLEPDTGNVEMPRGAKLGYIAQEAPSGDVTPFETVLAADTERAALLEESETSQDPDRLGDVYERLMAIDAYTAPSRASQILVGLGFDEDMQHRPLDSFSGGWKMRVALAALLFSQPDMLLLDEPSNHLDLEAVLWLEDFLKSYPATILLVSHERDFLNNVVDHILHLDRGKLTLYPGGYDSFERQRAERQAQIASARAKQQAQREHLQAYIAKNSARASTAKQAQSRQKALAKMQPIAELLDDPTLSFDFPNPDELRPPLITLDLASVGYDSTPILKRLNLRIDPDDRVALLGRNGNGKTTLARLLAAQLTPMEGEMNASGKMRVGYFTQYQVEELDRDETPLQHMTSLMKGATQGAVRGQLGRFGFSGQKATTEVGKLSGGERARLALALITRDAPHMLILDEPTNHLDVDAREALIQALNEYTGTVVLVSHDRHMLEMTADRLVLVDQGTAKEFDGSLDDYIAFVLSKDGAGPKLSKADKKEARRLATEAREKEAELRKAAKSAEAELAKLTEQRSAVERAMFDPSTAEGALAKLSMTDLMKRRSELSDKIDAAEAAWMEASEALEGIEA